From a region of the Synchiropus splendidus isolate RoL2022-P1 chromosome 12, RoL_Sspl_1.0, whole genome shotgun sequence genome:
- the tdrd6 gene encoding tudor domain-containing 6 isoform X1 has translation MSVIFGLPVTGSDVQLVITRVHLHPLSALVEFWGNFNINRSEDYQTLSKAIQSPGKYLCAGEGNAGDQCLVQINGTWYRSRIVLRRGYNYKVFLIDSGLTFCTTCHVLAWGKKEFFRMPPQVECCVLANVLPVSPDNKWSPVAVEFVKSFQGQHVDAHVQEVLSSHRTWLLHIPFISKQMYEMGFAKKLTPNMFQQFVMIALRSPSDGEGSSEQIANPENERLHKQELYMHPEIVAGTVETVVVTEVRSPQRIFCQLKVFSQEVKNISDQMDQCYGGRSANCVVNPEMIGFPCAAKTNDGMWYRSVLQQVFATDKIVEVLNVDYGTKCLVKMENIRPLSAMFFRMPVVTYICSLHGVIDNGVGWTASQLDYLKSLILHKTVVAKFEYQSVSEGVYYVTLYGDENINNLFSARGSIFLEGEKTQVGYALNATTQKHGFNDVDKFGQGNKGSTWPADEFRVNSSHLTLVQHVSSPSESVTLLNPVVQPAVDHWSEQVKGKFHSFVESAQSNVPLKCPVYAVKDKDSDDYNGVDREAPFPSGLVKDAKPSLQLDSYIYSTHNIKMGTEEGVTVVCVKSVSQFYCQFERNSGVMEDLKLKVNALCHQLETAKNHAPLGPICFAKYCDGHWYRGQIVTTQPSTVVHFVDYGDTIKVDKSDLLAVPKEASDIMMVPVQAVLCSLADVPEDVPKEVNDWFETSSTDCKFKAQVVAKESDGKLLVELYYKSVQINAKIKEMFKIGLQAEDILNREQWVSAKWVTRTQASAPNQQQVRSDSRRTHPSPRANGTSERRCESKLQTAPTQSINEGKKSVQGRKVELYRPPHQRQGNGKPRSLLNESQHRGSFILSKEQRSPEDRNWRESSSTQSEQKPAVDRCSKTEALPKIGDLPTRRIIPGTNLDVYVSHYNSPLSLTVQLVEEEEKIFALVDKLNDPSSSPECNITHVEPGDLVQAEFEGDSSWYRAVVLEVDSKGAILVEFVDFGNTAKVPMSRMARLPRALLEYPVYSTHCMLSEAAGLKNPGLDAQVLSSFKDTVEAIGEKQIRCKFVKQLGSVWEVSLEGIVVNVESKTSAASLDDDVVVAQDEKLAKGDSELDICVRRYLQPDVQEGSQLVVYITNTNEDQTFWCHSADTKVLDSITSRVSEVGESANCGPFDISALSSGSPCIALFPEDSFWYRAEVVDIHGEELSVFYVDYGNKATVRVTDLRQIPQDLLDTPSLAFLCVLEGVDSLHGSWQSGAVDELVSLAAHKELQLTVTKLARESHPMLCNVKLECEGVMMNDALKTWWKTCTPQADSEAQPGDSAVVHITSEPLTEILEPLTDERSEEDFHLSRTGEDGGQGRVECEEETGKISGTEPQLDSTREHEVMNMKFMERLSHETVMEKPLTSPTQEPSAVEVRDTQVPCDSSALSEDAEENLMEDSDLKTDDELSDFTTAASCELTLGDAETRLKSPYEEPSPSTSDIIIPAGLHPKTEKRSVKLIPKKGSTSDGNALLARDNGEILESNLVHSECLEPSSVSPAELLRDNNLIGCSGAPPEVEVETDEPLPEGSGKVGEPTMQSESIVEDVGQHRAGQTVEADDLRPCDTPLVSLLDTQNESVSPDELLPPHKDELSELMSKAEDLPPDEVRQHLLIEKDDLVTEGAILVLHQNKDSEVEVEPSDLALDQVPQDCSCYESDCLMEDKPCRDEAQHSDPTELQHVEGVLQSLQVLQDSALEKDDLMTEDELEVCPQADDSGIPPDDVPQDTSPDKELETEDLISFLQSDELILGDPSQNQTEAGDLPPRTVTESKVVTASEEDDSKLEEEPSASSYDTGRHSNKIDELVCLFHDISLSEMRKGQGVDDERADCVGDELRKPQEDFNDSLLEEASSFADEGVDCELQKLVGVSLREE, from the exons ATGTCAGTGATCTTTGGGCTTCCGGTGACAGGCTCCGATGTGCAACTTGTCATTACTCGGGTCCATTTGCATCCCCTGTCAGCGCTGGTGGAGTTCTGGGGTAATTTTAACATTAATCGTTCAGAAGATTACCAGACGCTGAGTAAAGCCATTCAGTCTCCAGGGAAGTATCTTTGTGCTGGTGAAGGAAATGCAGGGGATCAGTGTTTGGTGCAGATAAATGGCACGTGGTACAGAAGTCGTATCGTCTTAAGGAGAGGATACAACTATAAAGTTTTCCTTATTGACAGTGGCCTCACATTCTGTACGACGTGCCATGTCCTGGCATGGGGAAAGAAGGAGTTTTTCAGGATGCCACCTCAGGTGGAGTGCTGTGTCCTGGCAAATGTTTTGCCAGTCTCTCCTGACAACAAGTGGTCTCCAGTTGCGGTCGAATTTGTAAAATCCTTCCAAGGCCAGCACGTGGACGCACATGTGCAGGAAGTCCTGTCATCGCACAGGACGTGGCTCCTTCACATCCCATTCATATCCAAACAAATGTACGAGATGGGATTTGCCAAGAAACTCACGCCAAACATGTTCCAGCAATTTGTTATGATTGCATTGCGGTCGCCATCTGACGGCGAAGGTTCATCTGAACAGATTGCAAATCCGGAAAATGAGCGACTGCACAAGCAGGAGTTATACATGCATCCAGAGATCGTGGCAGGAACCGTGGAGACTGTGGTTGTGACGGAAGTGCGAAGCCCACAGAGGATTTTCTGCCAGCTCAAGGTTTTTTCCCAAGAGGTGAAAAACATTTCGGATCAAATGGACCAGTGCTACGGAGGCAGAAGTGCAAACTGCGTTGTCAATCCAGAGATGATTGGGTTTCCATGTGCCGCCAAAACAAATGACGGCATGTGGTACCGCTCAGTTCTCCAACAGGTTTTTGCAACAGATAAAATTGTGGAAGTGCTAAACGTTGACTACGGCACAAAATGTCTGGTGAAAATGGAGAATATCAGACCACTGTCCGCGATGTTCTTCCGGATGCCGGTTGTGACGTACATCTGCTCTCTCCATGGAGTCATTGACAATGGTGTGGGATGGACGGCTTCCCAATTGGACTATCTCAAGAGCCTTATTCTGCACAAAACAGTCGTCGCCAAATTTGAGTACCAGAGCGTCTCTGAGGGAGTTTATTACGTTACGCTCTATGGAGATGAGAACATAAACAACCTGTTCAGCGCTAGGGGAAGCATTTTCTTGGAGGGTGAAAAAACACAGGTGGGCTATGCTCTTAACGCTACCACCCAAAAGCATGGTTTTAATGATGTCGACAAGTTTGGACAAGGCAACAAAGGCTCCACTTGGCCTGCGGACGAATTCCGTGTTAACTCATCCCACTTGACGCTGGTGCAGCACGTGTCCAGTCCGTCGGAGTCAGTCACCCTGCTAAACCCTGTCGTTCAACCAGCTGTTGATCACTGGAGTGAACAGGTGAAAGGAAAATTCCACAGTTTTGTGGAGAGTGCCCAATCAAATGTGCCGCTAAAATGCCCTGTCTATGCTGTCAAGGACAAAGACAGTGATGATTACAATGGGGTGGATCGGGAAGCCCCTTTTCCTAGCGGCCTGGTTAAGGATGCAAAACCATCCCTTCAACTTGACTCCTACATCTACTCAACACACAACATCAAAATGGGAACAGAGGAAGGTGTCACTGTGGTGTGCGTCAAGAGCGTCAGTCAGTTCTACTGCCAGTTTGAGAGAAACTCTGGCGTCATGGAAGATCTTAAACTGAAAGTCAACGCTCTTTGTCATCAGTTAGAAACTGCGAAGAATCATGCTCCACTTGGCCCCATCTGCTTTGCAAAGTATTGTGATGGACACTGGTACAGGGGCCAGATTGTCACCACACAGCCATCTACGGTTGTCCACTTTGTGGATTATGGGGACACAATCAAAGTGGACAAATCCGACCTGCTTGCTGTTCCCAAAGAGGCCAGCGATATCATGATGGTTCCCGTTCAAGCAGTCCTCTGCAGTCTGGCAGATGTTCCCGAGGATGTTCCCAAGGAGGTGAATGATTGGTTTGAAACAAGTTCCACTGACTGCAAGTTCAAGGCGCAAGTAGTCGCCAAAGAATCTGACGGAAAGTTGCTTGTTGAACTCTATTACAAAAGTGTGCAAATCAACGCGAAGATCAAGGAAATGTTTAAGATAGGTTTGCAAGCTGAGGATATTCTCAACAGAGAACAATGGGTGTCTGCAAAATGGGTGACCAGAACACAAGCAAGTGCCCCGAATCAACAGCAAGTGAGAAGTGACAGTCGAAGAACACATCCTTCTCCTCGAGCAAACGGAACGAGCGAGAGACGATGCGAGTCAAAACTGCAAACTGCGCCAACACAATCGATAAACGAAGGGAAAAAGAGTGTCCAGGGGAGAAAGGTGGAGCTGTACAGACCTCCACACCAAAGACAGGGCAATGGAAAACCCAGAAGTCTGCTCAATGAATCTCAGCATCGTGGTTCCTTTATCCTCTCAAAGGAACAAAGGTCACCAGAGGATAGAAACTGGCGTGAGTCCAGTTCAACCCAGTCAGAACAGAAGCCCGCTGTGGACCGCTGCTCCAAGACTGAAGCGCTGCCTAAAATCGGAGACCTGCCCACAAGACGTATCATCCCAGGCACAAACCTTGATGTGTACGTTTCGCACTACAACAGTCCACTAAGCCTCACTGTTCAACTTgtcgaggaggaagagaagatttTCGCCCTGGTTGACAAGCTCAATGATCCCAGTTCGTCCCCTGAATGCAACATCACCCACGTGGAGCCTGGTGATCTAGTTCAAGCCGAATTTGAAGGTGATTCATCTTGGTACAGAGCAGTTGTGCTTGAGGTTGACTCCAAAGGTGCAATTCTAGTGGAGTTTGTGGATTTTGGGAACACTGCGAAGGTCCCGATGAGTAGGATGGCCAGGCTGCCCAGAGCTTTGCTGGAGTACCCTGTGTACAGCACACACTGCATGCTGAGTGAGGCTGCAGGACTGAAGAACCCTGGACTTGATGCACAAGTATTGTCGTCTTTTAAAGACACAGTTGAAGCCATTGGTGAAAAGCAGATCAGGTGCAAGTTTGTGAAACAGTTGGGATCTGTATGGGAAGTCTCGCTGGAAGGTATTGTTGTGAACGTTGAGAGCAAGacatctgctgcttctctggaTGATGACGTGGTAGTCGCACAAGATGAAAAGTTGGCTAAAGGTGACTCAGAGTTAGACATCTGTGTGCGACGCTACCTACAGCCAGATGTCCAAGAAGGAAGCCAACTGGTGGTTTATATCACAAATACAAACGAAGACCAAACATTTTGGTGTCATTCAGCCGACACTAAAGTCCTGGACAGCATCACCTCACGTGTGTCTGAAGTTGGAGAGTCAGCAaattgtggcccttttgacattAGCGCGTTGTCCAGTGGATCTCCATGCATTGCTCTTTTTCCAGAGGACAGTTTCTGGTATCGTGCTGAAGTTGTCGACATACATGGAGAGGAGCTCTCAGTTTTCTATGTAGATTATGGGAATAAGGCCACAGTGAGGGTAACAGATCTCAGACAAATCCCACAAGATCTACTCGACACTCCGTCACTGGCGTTCCTGTGTGTCCTTGAAGGTGTCGACTCTCTGCACGGATCCTGGCAGAGTGGTGCCGTTGATGAGTTGGTCTCACTTGCTGCTCACAAAGAGTTGCAGCTTACGGTCACTAAACTAGCGAGAGAAAGCCACCCAATGTTGTGCAACGTGAAACTGGAATGTGAAGGTGTCATGATGAATGATGCCCTAAAGACCTGGTGGAAGACCTGCACGCCACAAGCAGACTCTGAAGCTCAGCCAGGTGACTCCGCAGTCGTCCATATCACCAGTGAACCACTAACTGAGATTTTGGAGCCTCTGACAGACGAGAGGAGTGAAGAAGACTTCCACTTAAGCAGGACAGGTGAAGATGGTGGTCAAGGCAGGGttgagtgtgaggaagagacAGGCAAGATCAGTGGCACTGAGCCACAACTGGACTCAACCAGAGAACATGAAGTCATGAACATGAAGTTCATGGAGCGTCTTTCTCATGAAACCGTGATGGAAAAACCCTTAACATCTCCTACACAGGAGCCTTCTGCTGTTGAAGTCCGAGATACACAGGTGCCATGTGACTCTTCAGCATTGAGTGAAGATGCTGAAGAGAATTTGATGGAAGATTCCGATTTAAAAACTGACGATGAATTGTCCGACTTCACCACGGCTGCATCCTGTGAGTTGACGCTTGGTGATGCTGAGACTAGGCTGAAGAGTCCATATGAAGAACCGTCACCCAGCACCAGCGACATCATTATTCCAGCTG gATTGCATCCCAAAACAGAGAAGAGATCAGTCAAGCTG ATTCCCAAAAAAGGCAGTACGTCTGACGGAAACGCTCTGCTTGCGAGGGATAATGGGGAAATCCTAGAGTCAAAtctg GTTCATAGTGAGTGTCTGGAGCCGTCATCCGTGTCTCCTGCTGAACTGTTACGTG ACAACAATCTGATTGGCTGTAGTGGAGCTCCTCCTGAGGTGGAAGTGGAAACTGATGAACCTCTGCCAGAGGGAAGTGGCAAGGTTGGCGAG CCGACGATGCAGTCCGAGTCCATAGTTGAAGACGTGGGCCAACACAGAG CAGGACAGACAGTTGAAGCGGATGATCTCCGGCCATGCGACACCCCTCTGGTTTCTTTATTAGACACA CAGAATGAGTCGGTGAGTCCAGATGAACTCTTACCCCCTCACAAGGATGAGCTATCAG AACTGATGTCCAAGGCTGAGGATCTTCCACCGGACGAGGTCCGGCAACATTTGCTGATCGAAAAG GATGACTTGGTCACCGAAGGGGCCATTTTGGTCCTTCATCAGAACAAAGATTCAG AGGTCGAGGTTGAACCTAGTGATCTGGCTCTGGACCAAGTACCTCAAGATTGTTCATGTTATGAG AGTGACTGCTTGATGGAAGATAAACCGTGCCGAGATGAGGCTCAACATTCAG ACCCTACAGAGCTGCAGCATGTCGAGGGTGTTCTTCAGTCACTTCAGGTCCTTCAGGATTCTGCTTTGGAGAAG GATGACTTGATGACCGAAGATGAACTGGAAGTCTGTCCCCAAGCTGATGACTCGG GGATTCCACCCGACGATGTGCCTCAAGACACATCTCCAGATAAG GAGTTGGAAACTGAAGATTTGATCTCCTTTCTCCAGAGCGATGAACTTATACTAG GTGATCCATCacagaaccaaactgaagcaGGTGACCTCCCACCCCGTACAGTGACTGAGAGCAAG GTTGTGACCGCATCTGAGGAAGATGACTCGAAGCTTGAGGAGGAGCCTTCTG CCTCCTCCTATGACACAGGCAGACACTCAAACAAG ATTGACGAGTTGGTGTGTCTCTTCCATGACATAAGTCTGTCAGAGATGAGGAAAG gtCAAGGTGTTGATGATGAGCGTGCAGACTGTGTGGGAGACGAGCTGAGGAAACCGCAAGAG GATTTCAATGACAGCCTGCTGGAAGAAGCTTCTTCTTTTGCTGATGAAGGTGTTG ACTGTGAGCTGCAGAAGCTGGTTGGTGTTTCTCTGAGGGAGGAGTAG